A genomic segment from Chloroflexota bacterium encodes:
- a CDS encoding divalent metal cation transporter, with the protein MKVDAATAEPRIDPGRPVNPKVAELRVEKNPLRRLGKVLGPGLITGASDDDPSGIGTYAQAGAQYGFATLWTTLAMLPMMTAVQYMCAKIGLVTGKGLAGVLREHYPRALYPAVIALVVANTLNAGADIGAIAAAINLLVPIPAIFFIVPVSLGIIGLQVFGSYRFIERVFKWLALALLAYIGAALFARPDVVRVLVGTLVPTIRLDPGYIGILVALLGTTISPYLFFWQASQEVEEEISIGRRHLRQRQGASRFELKYALWDTIAGMVFSEVVAYFIILATGATLFAAGKTNIASATDAAQALRPIAGDASALLLAVGLIGAGVLAVPVLTGSAAYGVAEAFGWRSGLDRTLRRAPQFYVVIIAATLVGMAINFLGINPITALVLSAVLNGLIAAPLLVLVMLVSNDRAAMGARTNGRLLNVLGWATTIIMALAAIGLIVTTLVG; encoded by the coding sequence ATGAAGGTTGACGCCGCCACCGCCGAGCCTCGGATCGACCCCGGCCGGCCGGTCAATCCCAAGGTGGCCGAGCTGCGGGTCGAGAAGAACCCACTGCGGCGCCTCGGCAAGGTCCTCGGCCCGGGACTCATCACCGGGGCATCGGACGATGATCCCTCGGGCATCGGGACCTATGCCCAGGCCGGCGCGCAGTACGGCTTCGCGACGCTCTGGACGACGCTCGCCATGCTCCCGATGATGACGGCCGTCCAGTACATGTGCGCCAAGATCGGCCTGGTGACCGGCAAGGGCCTCGCCGGGGTGCTCCGCGAGCACTACCCCCGAGCCCTCTATCCGGCCGTGATCGCCCTCGTCGTCGCCAACACCCTGAATGCCGGCGCGGATATCGGCGCCATCGCGGCGGCCATCAATCTCCTCGTGCCGATCCCCGCGATCTTCTTCATCGTGCCGGTCAGCCTCGGGATCATCGGGCTCCAGGTCTTCGGGTCGTATCGGTTCATCGAGCGGGTCTTCAAGTGGCTGGCCCTGGCGCTCCTCGCCTACATCGGGGCGGCCCTGTTCGCGCGGCCCGACGTCGTGCGCGTCCTGGTCGGAACGCTCGTCCCGACGATCCGGTTGGACCCGGGTTACATCGGGATCCTCGTCGCGCTCCTCGGCACGACCATCTCGCCGTACCTGTTCTTCTGGCAGGCAAGCCAGGAAGTGGAAGAGGAGATCAGCATCGGGCGGCGTCATCTTCGGCAACGTCAGGGTGCATCGCGATTCGAGCTCAAGTACGCCCTCTGGGACACGATCGCGGGGATGGTCTTCTCAGAGGTGGTGGCGTATTTCATTATCCTCGCCACCGGCGCCACCCTGTTCGCCGCAGGCAAGACGAACATCGCCTCGGCCACGGATGCCGCCCAGGCCCTGCGCCCCATCGCCGGCGACGCGTCCGCGCTCCTGCTCGCCGTCGGGCTCATCGGGGCCGGCGTGCTCGCCGTGCCGGTCCTCACGGGCTCGGCGGCCTACGGCGTGGCCGAGGCGTTCGGCTGGCGATCGGGGCTCGATCGCACGCTCCGTCGAGCGCCACAGTTCTACGTGGTCATCATCGCCGCGACGCTCGTGGGGATGGCCATCAACTTCCTCGGCATCAACCCGATCACCGCCCTCGTGCTGAGCGCGGTCCTCAACGGCCTCATCGCCGCGCCGCTCCTCGTCCTCGTCATGCTCGTCTCGAACGATCGCGCGGCGATGGGTGCACGGACGAACGGTCGCCTGCTCAACGTTCTCGGGTGGGCGACCACGATCATCATGGCCCTGGCGGCCATCGGCCTCATCGTGACGACGCTGGTCGGGTAG
- a CDS encoding ABC transporter permease: MSNKTIPAKEARAGGRLGTTINDSLIVTWRNLKRIPRIPELAIFAILQSIMFVLLFAFVFGGAIPLPGGGSYREYLMPGIFAQTIVFAAATTAVGMTDDVHKGILDRFRSLPMARSAVLTGRTLSDVAYNFGILIVLMLSGLAVGWTIRTGLPELLAGVGLLLLFAFAMSWIGVWLGLSVPTVEVAQQVGFTVLFPITFISNVFVPLQSLPSWLQPVAEWNPTSTLTASLRQLWGNPNPYASTGFPAEHPILVTLLWVVAIIAIFGPLGVRKYRSLSR, encoded by the coding sequence ATGAGCAACAAGACGATCCCCGCGAAGGAGGCTCGGGCAGGAGGCCGCCTCGGCACGACCATCAACGACAGCCTCATCGTCACCTGGCGCAACCTGAAGCGCATCCCGCGAATCCCGGAGCTCGCGATCTTCGCGATCCTCCAGTCGATCATGTTCGTCCTGTTGTTCGCATTCGTCTTCGGAGGAGCGATCCCGTTGCCGGGCGGGGGCAGCTATCGGGAGTACCTGATGCCCGGGATCTTCGCGCAAACGATCGTGTTCGCCGCGGCGACCACCGCGGTCGGCATGACCGACGACGTCCACAAGGGCATCCTCGACCGCTTCCGGTCGCTGCCCATGGCTCGCTCGGCGGTCCTGACCGGACGCACGCTGTCTGACGTCGCCTACAACTTCGGCATCCTCATCGTGCTCATGCTGTCCGGACTCGCGGTCGGCTGGACGATCAGGACCGGGCTCCCCGAGCTGCTCGCCGGTGTCGGCCTGCTGCTGCTCTTCGCCTTCGCGATGTCATGGATCGGTGTCTGGCTCGGGCTGTCCGTGCCCACTGTCGAGGTCGCCCAGCAGGTGGGCTTCACGGTCCTCTTCCCGATCACCTTCATCTCGAATGTCTTCGTCCCGCTGCAGTCCCTGCCGTCGTGGCTCCAGCCGGTCGCCGAGTGGAACCCGACGAGCACGCTCACGGCCTCGCTCCGTCAGCTGTGGGGAAACCCGAACCCGTATGCCTCGACGGGCTTTCCGGCGGAGCACCCGATCCTCGTGACGCTCCTCTGGGTCGTCGCGATCATCGCGATCTTCGGGCCGCTCGGCGTCCGGAAGTATCGCTCGCTCAGTCGCTGA